From Bacteroidales bacterium:
GGCCTTAGAGATTATGACGGGCGGGATTCCCCTTTAGAGCCTGTCCCGATTATTTATCGGGAGGCCAAGGGCGTGGGAGGGAAGAAACAAAGATTAACTTATATTATCATAATACCATGAAAAGAAGCAACATTGAAAAGAAGATGTTCTATGAGGCATCGTCTGAAATATTCCGAAGGGCTTTGATATTGAGAAATAAGATGACACAGGCGGAAAAGCTGCTTTGGGAACACTTAAGGAAGAAAAAATTGGGCGTAAGATTTAAGCCACAGCATCCGATCGGGCGTTTCATTGCAGATTTCTACTGTCATCAGGCCAAACTGGTGGTTGAAATAGATGGTGAAATACATGACGGACAAAAGGAATACGACATAGGAAGAGCAGGTGAAATGGAAGAGTACGGAATCCGGGTGTTGCGATTTAAGAATAGTGAGGTGTTTGAGGATATCGAGGGAGTGGTGGAGAGGATTCAAGAAATGTTGTGAGATTTTCCCGCGCGCTCACCCCTAACCTCCCGATAAATAATCGGGACAGGCTCTAAAGGGGAACTCGGTCTGTAGAGATAGCAGGAGTTTGGTTCCAAAGGGTAGGGACTTAGAAAAGCAAAAACCGGTGGAAAACCCGCGCGCGATCATATTAAAGGTTGG
This genomic window contains:
- a CDS encoding endonuclease domain-containing protein; translated protein: MKRSNIEKKMFYEASSEIFRRALILRNKMTQAEKLLWEHLRKKKLGVRFKPQHPIGRFIADFYCHQAKLVVEIDGEIHDGQKEYDIGRAGEMEEYGIRVLRFKNSEVFEDIEGVVERIQEML